The DNA window TTTCCTGCCTTGGTCTAAAAAGTCATCGAAATTGTTAGCGAAAGTGAGGGATTACGCAAAGGCTGATCTATGAATGGCATGCCATACCCTATCCATAGGCCAACTGAGCGATGCGATTCAATGAGAAGCCTGTGTTGAGATGATCGATCAGGTTTGATCATTGTGCTTTTGCCCGCTCCCGGAAAGCTAGTGCCACTGCCGATGCCATATCCTCAGTGCTCAGTCCCAGGAGTTGCTTCACGACATCGTCGACATCAGTGCCAGCGCCGCCCTGGCGTTCAAGCTGTTCCAGCTTTTTGCCCAGTGCCACGGGATCCGGGTTGAAGTAGCGCATGAAGGTTTTAAGATCCTTATGCCCTGAGATCCTGGCTGCTTCGGCCGGATTGAGGCGGTGTCCCATTTCGGTGATGCGCGTATGGCGAAGATCGTGCATGCGCGCCGTCAGGATCTCTGGATCACCAAGCTTCTCGGCTACCTGCTCACGCACTCGATCCCAGGCCTGAGTGACTGTGTCTGCCCGAATACGCTTGCCGCGCGAACTCACAAAGACCGCTCCCTTCTTTGTTTCGCTGGCCTCGAAGCGCGCGGCGATCAAGGCCATGGGCTCTGAGATCAGCGGAATCACGCGCTCGTTGTATTTGCCATTCTTGGCCTTGGTCTCGCGAAGTCGCGCGGTCTTCTTCTTGAAGTTGATGTCCGCCCAATCAAGCTTGACGCATTCGGAGCGGCGGGCTGCGGTCATGCGCGCAAAGCGAATGACATCGGCCGTTGCCGGGTCGGTCCGCCCAGCATCAAGCTGCGCAACGATGGCGTTCCATTCCTCCTCGGTGAGCGTCCGGTCGCGCGAGTCGTCAGAGTTGAGGGATTTCAAGCTCTTGATCGGCGAGCGAAGGTCAATCTGCCAGGTCTCGTGCGCAATCCGGAAAAGGTTCCGGATCGTGGTCAGGGCTCGCTTTTTGCTCCCCTGGGCCATTGGGAGCGTGGTGCCGTCTCGCTTGACCTTGATGTAGGCGTTCACGAACGAGCCTGCATGGCGCCCCAGGAAGTCATCCTGAGTCAAATCCTTGGCCAGCTTGCGGGTGAGGCGAGGCATGCCGGTCTGGCTCAACCCAAGACCTTTGCCGCCTCCCAAGAAGAGATAGGCATTGGAATGGTCGGTCCTGACCGACGCATGCTTGATGAGCCCATCATCGATTTCTTGGACAAACCGGCGCAGCAGATCCCCGAAGGTCCAAGCCTCGGCAGTGTGCGCGTAGGGCGTTTGCCGAAGCTCCAAGGAGGCGTGTTCTCGGCGGACATAGGCCTCGGCCATGAGCCGAGCAGCATCAATGTGATGCTCGGTATTCGGGGACGCCTTCGGGTCGATGGGGTAGCGCACCAGCGGGAACTTCAAGGCTTGCCCGTTGAGGGACCTTCGGATGCGCGCCTCCCACCTGAGTTGCCCATCCGTCCTGAGCGTGACACCCGCCACCGAGCTAACGGCCTGGGAGACCTTGATGCCGCGCGGAAGCGTGCCATTGAAGGCCTTGGTGCGCCCAGGCTTGACGGCTGTTTTGGCTTTGCTCACTTAGCGTCTCCCTGTATCCTTAGACAGATGGCCCCGTGGCACAATTGGATAGCGCGCGTCCCTCCTAAGGACGAGGTTGCTGGTTCGAACCCAGCCGGGGTCACCACTTTTTTGACAATCGGCATGATTAGGCCGGTCGTTACCACAGACTT is part of the Xanthomonas fragariae genome and encodes:
- a CDS encoding site-specific integrase; amino-acid sequence: MSKAKTAVKPGRTKAFNGTLPRGIKVSQAVSSVAGVTLRTDGQLRWEARIRRSLNGQALKFPLVRYPIDPKASPNTEHHIDAARLMAEAYVRREHASLELRQTPYAHTAEAWTFGDLLRRFVQEIDDGLIKHASVRTDHSNAYLFLGGGKGLGLSQTGMPRLTRKLAKDLTQDDFLGRHAGSFVNAYIKVKRDGTTLPMAQGSKKRALTTIRNLFRIAHETWQIDLRSPIKSLKSLNSDDSRDRTLTEEEWNAIVAQLDAGRTDPATADVIRFARMTAARRSECVKLDWADINFKKKTARLRETKAKNGKYNERVIPLISEPMALIAARFEASETKKGAVFVSSRGKRIRADTVTQAWDRVREQVAEKLGDPEILTARMHDLRHTRITEMGHRLNPAEAARISGHKDLKTFMRYFNPDPVALGKKLEQLERQGGAGTDVDDVVKQLLGLSTEDMASAVALAFRERAKAQ